A single region of the Triticum dicoccoides isolate Atlit2015 ecotype Zavitan chromosome 2B, WEW_v2.0, whole genome shotgun sequence genome encodes:
- the LOC119365983 gene encoding uncharacterized protein LOC119365983, which produces MEPQSKIRDEDDEMETGGELSTGRSSGESLHLAAAVETEWRITGDSDENSVFILEETVHRLVSDIMPEFEAKVGDVASVLEAEETRKEALAALSFGFRLQLFSEQIDELRHEMCKLLRSFSPENKDIRSTMIKFISEPYLGRICKLQWISERVSMLQRMDPDFDSKVKSTIIKLKSESFLLAMEELKEEEEEEEESGREGIAGEGRGDQEVSMEMEEKRFASYRRCWERLWGNDRSFEDQTLLSPMLFTHCTASRIPNEAVAGSTLQIHSIKISTAKELTLPLEVYGVVAVRDAVDHHRNPLFLRSRTHCQILEENDSFLRLTGPVRAIVSMDTVYIEIQLKVKGATKSEDTTLISTFGFYNGDSSGTFLLKNSLCTVELCYEQLKQSVQATIMGVFVTPKQESLPFPYGGRVICSSLPQDDNEDIAGLPSREVLLLDSKGGRMSLTNNGYLSLARSVVSVELKGKLQVLIMAESPSQNAEIAAQFLFTPEKCNISKGECYLPDGSKVEITVAWSLIPSTMLQSGDSREDSGMVTGGYSKERTGGSMLSEEVCKAGILMQESIRWVQAREEKMLEIGLCNSVEHSNLLKLKFDMLELSEKIFGQAEYETHFKIRDKGKMETGGKPLKGRSGDVELLRIWQRRQNVEDTEQDW; this is translated from the exons ATGGAGCCCCAGAGCAAGATTCGCGACGAGGACGACGAGATGGAAACCGGAGGGGAGCTTTCGACAGGAAGGAGCAGCGGCGAGTCCCTGCATCTTGCCGCCGCAGTCGAGACCGAGTGGAGGATCACCGGCGACTCCGACGAGAACTCGGTGTTCATCCTGGAGGAGACCGTGCACAGATTGGTTAGCGACATCATGCCGGAATTCGAAGCAAAGGTCGGCGACGTCGCTTCAGTGCTCGAAGCAGAGGAGACCCGGAAAGAGGCACTGGCGGCGCTGAGCTTCGGCTTCAGACTGCAGTTGTTCTCCGAGCAGATCGATGAGCTGCGGCACGAGATGTGCAAGTTGCTGAGGTCGTTCTCGCCGGAAAACAAAGATATAAGGAGCACCATGATCAAATTTATCTCTGAGCCGTACCTAGGCCGTATCTGCAAATTGCAGTGGATCTCTGAACGTGTCAGTATGCTCCAGCGAATGGAcccagacttcgactccaaagtGAAGTCAACAATCATCAAGCTGAAATCGGAATCCTTCTTGTTAGCCATGGAGGagttgaaggaggaggaggaggaggaggaggagagcggcaGGGAAGGAATCGCCGGAGAAGGTCGTGGAGACCAAGAAGTTTCCATGGAGATGGAGGAGAAGAGATTCGCTTCCTACCGCCGCTGCTGGGAACGTTTATGGGGCAATGACCGCAGCTTCGAAGACCAGA CATTATTGAGCCCCATGCTCTTTACACATTGCACAGCTAGCCGCATCCCGAATGAAGCTGTCGCCGGGAGTACCTTGCAGATCCACTCCATCAAAATCTCAACAGCAAAAGAGCTCACATTGCCACTGGAGGTGTATGGGGTGGTCGCAGTCCGAGATGCTGTGGACCATCATCGCAACCCTCTATTCCTTCGTTCAAGAACGCATTGCCAAATCCTTGAAGAAAAT GATTCATTTTTGCGCTTGACTGGCCCGGTTCGTGCAATTGTGTCGATGGATACTGTTTACATCGAAATCCAACTAAAAGTAAAGGGCGCAACAAAATCTGAAGATACAACATTGATCAGTACATTCGGCTTTTACAATGGTGACAGTTCTGGTACCTTTCTCCTGAAAAACAGTTTGTGCACAGTGGAGTTATGCTATGAGCAACTTAAACAGTCGGTCCAGGCCACTATCATGGGTGTGTTTGTTACACCCAAACAGGAATCATTGCCTTTTCCATATGGTGGCCGAGTTATTTGCTCTTCACTGCCTCAGGATGATAATGAAGATATCGCTGGGCTTCCATCTAGGGAAGTCTTGCTGCTTGATTCGAAAGGTGGAAGAATGTCTCTGACTAATAATGGCTACCTTAGTCTGGCAAGAAGTGTAGTTTCTGTGGAGTTAAAAGGAAAGCTGCAAGTCCTCATAATGGCTGAATCACCATCACAAAATGCTGAGATTGCTGCGCAATTCCTCTTCACACCCGAAAAATGCAACATAAGTAAAGGTGAATGTTACCTCCCTGATGGCTCTAAGGTTGAGATTACTGTTGCTTGGTCCCTCATTCCCTCGACGATGCTACAGTCAGGTGACAGTCGTGAGGACAGTGGGATGGTGACCGGAGGATATTCAAAGGAAAGGACTGGCGGGTCCATGTTAAGTGAGGAGGTATGTAAGGCTGGAATCTTAATGCAGGAGAGTATCCGCTGGGTCCAGGCCCGGGAGGAGAAGATGTTAGAGATTGGACTTTGCAACTCCGTGGAACACTCGAATCTTCTGAAGTTGAAATTTGATATGTTGGAGTTGTCGGAAAAGATCTTCGGTCAGGCCGAGTACGAGACCCATTTCAAAATTCGCGACAAGGGTAAGATGGAAACTGGAGGGAAGCCTTTGAAGGGAAGGAGTGGCGATGTTGAATTGTTGAGGATTTGGCAACGAAGGCAGAATGTTGAAGACACTGAGCAAGATTGGTGA